In Pseudobacter ginsenosidimutans, the following are encoded in one genomic region:
- a CDS encoding hydroxypyruvate isomerase family protein — protein MTNHSRRLAIKNLVAGTAAVGTAGMLSSFTSTSDNQQTLKGKINHSVCRWCFGSVPLEEFAAAVKKMGIYAIDLVGPKDWPTLQKHGIFSSMCNGAEINLVDGFNDPQFHATLVKNYTEMIPLVAKAGYKNLICFSGNARGKDAETGWNNSVAGLKQIIGLAEKHNVTLVMELLNSKIDHKDYQCDKTSWGVELAKRVGSENFKLLYDIYHMQIDEGDVIRTIRDNHQYITHYHTAGVPGRHEIDEKQELNYPAIMQAIVDTGFKGYVAQEFIPSSKVNEEKLAALQKAIQICDI, from the coding sequence ATGACCAATCATTCACGAAGACTTGCCATCAAAAATCTAGTTGCAGGTACTGCTGCTGTAGGTACTGCAGGCATGCTCTCTTCATTTACCTCTACATCAGATAATCAACAAACATTGAAAGGAAAAATAAATCATTCCGTATGCCGCTGGTGCTTCGGTTCTGTTCCATTGGAAGAGTTCGCTGCAGCCGTTAAAAAAATGGGTATTTATGCAATCGATCTCGTAGGTCCAAAAGACTGGCCCACATTGCAAAAGCATGGCATCTTTTCTTCCATGTGCAATGGCGCGGAGATCAACCTGGTAGACGGTTTCAACGATCCGCAGTTCCATGCCACACTCGTGAAGAATTATACAGAGATGATCCCGCTGGTGGCAAAGGCCGGTTACAAAAATCTGATCTGCTTCAGTGGCAATGCAAGAGGCAAGGATGCAGAAACAGGCTGGAACAATTCTGTTGCCGGATTGAAACAGATCATCGGTTTGGCAGAAAAACATAATGTAACACTGGTGATGGAACTGCTCAACAGCAAGATCGATCACAAGGATTACCAGTGCGACAAAACTTCCTGGGGCGTGGAGCTTGCCAAACGAGTGGGTTCAGAGAATTTCAAACTGTTGTACGATATCTATCATATGCAGATCGATGAAGGCGATGTGATCCGCACCATTCGCGACAATCACCAGTACATCACGCATTATCATACTGCCGGTGTTCCCGGAAGACATGAGATAGACGAAAAACAGGAGCTGAATTATCCTGCCATCATGCAAGCCATTGTTGACACCGGGTTCAAAGGCTATGTAGCGCAGGAATTCATACCTTCATCCAAAGTGAATGAAGAAAAACTCGCAGCATTACAGAAAGCGATCCAGATCTGCGACATCTAA
- a CDS encoding 3-keto-disaccharide hydrolase — MRSMLAVLLLAAGITGCADSSSKPADQPKTDSTMGGPAIDVTPANNELTGQEKEEGWQLLFDGKTKNGWHVYNNKSDGSAWTVADGTLHLDPKNKKDWQTVGGGDIVSAEEFDNYHLKLEWKLDSAGNSGIILFIREDPKLEHTWHTGPEMQVLDNAAHPDSKIIKHRAGDLYDLITSSPEMVKPAGEWNQVEIISKDAKLEFILNGTKVVSTTMWDDNWKKMIAGSKFKDMPAFGTIKKGRIGLQDHGDPVWYRNIKIKKL, encoded by the coding sequence ATGCGTTCAATGCTCGCCGTACTTTTGCTTGCTGCCGGAATCACCGGATGTGCAGACAGTTCCAGCAAACCTGCTGATCAACCTAAAACAGATTCAACCATGGGTGGACCTGCTATAGATGTAACACCTGCCAATAATGAATTGACAGGACAGGAAAAAGAAGAAGGCTGGCAGCTCCTGTTCGATGGAAAAACAAAGAACGGCTGGCATGTATACAATAACAAATCCGATGGCAGCGCCTGGACTGTGGCCGATGGCACATTGCACCTCGATCCCAAAAACAAAAAAGACTGGCAAACTGTAGGCGGCGGCGATATCGTTTCCGCTGAAGAGTTCGACAACTACCATCTCAAGCTCGAATGGAAACTGGACTCTGCCGGTAATAGCGGCATCATCCTCTTCATCAGGGAAGATCCAAAACTCGAACATACCTGGCATACAGGCCCTGAAATGCAGGTGCTCGACAATGCAGCGCACCCCGACTCTAAGATCATCAAGCACCGCGCCGGCGACCTGTATGATCTCATCACATCTTCACCTGAAATGGTGAAGCCCGCCGGAGAATGGAACCAGGTGGAGATCATTTCAAAAGATGCCAAACTGGAATTCATCCTCAACGGCACCAAAGTAGTAAGCACTACAATGTGGGACGATAACTGGAAGAAAATGATCGCAGGCAGCAAATTCAAAGACATGCCCGCTTTTGGTACCATCAAAAAGGGAAGGATCGGTTTGCAGGATCATGGCGATCCCGTTTGGTACAGGAATATCAAGATCAAAAAATTGTAA
- a CDS encoding c-type cytochrome: protein MKKLMVVCALGAGLMIYACGGTENKTAEKKEEKTEKKTAGSDADAEKALEMIASLDCTTCHKINEKVIGPSYVEVANKYEASDAVITDLSNKIIKGGQGVYGTVPMTPHPNLSMDSAKVMVKYILSLKKQ from the coding sequence ATGAAAAAATTAATGGTTGTTTGCGCACTCGGCGCAGGCCTTATGATCTACGCTTGCGGTGGCACTGAAAACAAGACCGCAGAGAAAAAAGAAGAAAAAACAGAAAAGAAAACTGCCGGCTCTGATGCTGATGCAGAGAAAGCACTTGAAATGATCGCTTCTCTCGATTGCACAACCTGCCACAAGATCAACGAAAAAGTAATCGGCCCTTCCTATGTAGAAGTAGCCAATAAATATGAAGCCAGCGATGCTGTGATCACAGACCTCAGCAACAAGATCATCAAAGGCGGTCAGGGCGTTTATGGAACCGTTCCCATGACACCGCATCCGAACTTATCGATGGACAGCGCTAAAGTGATGGTGAAATACATCCTCAGCCTGAAAAAACAATAA
- a CDS encoding GMC oxidoreductase: protein MPDNVYDAIVVGSGISGGWAAKELTEKGLKVLMLERGNDLKHIKDYEQANKPDWEYPHRGGRTQEMIKDYPVLKRDYPLNEKNLHYWTNEKDCPYTEVKRFDWYRGYHLGGRSIMWGRQSYRFSDFDFEANSKDGFGVDWPIRYKEIAPWYDHVEKFAGISGNKDGLPQLPDGQFLPPMDMNVVEQHVAEGIKKHYGGKRLMTIGRTANLTAPVPGRTQCQFRNKCWLGCPFGAYFSTQSSTLPAAVATGNLTVQCDSIVTRILYDKDKKKATGVEVVDAITSKTTEYKAKIVFLCASAFNSTWVLFNSATDIWPGGLGSASGELGHNVMDHHFRLGANGAVDGFDDKYYFGRRPNGIYIPRYRNLFGDKRDYVRGFGYQGGASRQGWSRNVAELSIGVDLKEMLTEPGNWSIGITAFGEILPHHENRIFLDKEKKDKWGLPVLAIDAELKENEIKMRKDMMADAQEMLSIAGVKDPQTFDNGYAMGMGIHEMGTARMGKDPKTSVLNGNNQVWDAKNVFVTDGACMTSAACVNPSLTYMALTARAANFAVEELKKGNL, encoded by the coding sequence ATGCCCGACAATGTATATGACGCAATTGTAGTTGGCTCAGGAATCAGTGGCGGTTGGGCCGCTAAAGAGCTTACTGAAAAAGGCCTCAAAGTACTCATGCTTGAAAGAGGTAACGATCTCAAGCATATAAAAGATTATGAACAAGCCAATAAACCTGATTGGGAATATCCGCACCGCGGCGGACGCACCCAGGAAATGATAAAAGATTATCCGGTTCTGAAGCGCGACTATCCCCTCAACGAAAAGAATCTCCACTACTGGACCAATGAAAAGGATTGTCCATATACAGAAGTGAAGCGCTTCGACTGGTATCGTGGCTACCATCTCGGCGGAAGGTCCATCATGTGGGGCCGCCAGAGCTATCGCTTCAGTGATTTCGATTTCGAAGCCAATTCAAAAGATGGATTTGGGGTTGACTGGCCTATCCGGTACAAAGAGATCGCCCCCTGGTATGATCATGTAGAGAAGTTCGCAGGTATCAGTGGTAATAAAGATGGACTGCCTCAGTTACCCGATGGACAGTTCCTTCCTCCGATGGACATGAACGTTGTTGAGCAACATGTGGCCGAAGGCATCAAGAAACATTATGGCGGTAAGCGCCTGATGACCATCGGTCGTACTGCCAACCTCACAGCGCCCGTGCCCGGCAGAACGCAATGCCAGTTCCGCAACAAATGCTGGCTGGGATGTCCGTTCGGCGCGTATTTCAGCACACAGAGCAGTACGCTGCCTGCTGCTGTGGCAACAGGTAATCTCACCGTTCAGTGCGATTCAATTGTTACCAGAATATTGTACGATAAAGACAAGAAGAAAGCCACCGGTGTGGAAGTGGTAGATGCAATAACCAGCAAGACCACAGAATACAAGGCGAAGATCGTGTTCCTCTGCGCCTCCGCATTCAACAGCACCTGGGTACTCTTCAATTCCGCCACCGATATCTGGCCCGGCGGATTGGGCAGCGCGTCCGGCGAGCTCGGTCATAACGTAATGGACCACCATTTCCGTCTCGGCGCCAACGGTGCAGTAGATGGTTTCGATGATAAATATTATTTCGGCAGAAGGCCTAACGGAATTTACATTCCGCGTTATCGCAACCTGTTTGGAGACAAGCGCGATTATGTTCGCGGATTCGGATACCAGGGTGGCGCAAGCCGCCAGGGATGGAGCCGCAACGTAGCAGAGCTCAGCATCGGCGTGGATCTCAAGGAAATGCTGACAGAGCCCGGCAACTGGAGCATCGGTATCACAGCATTTGGTGAGATCCTCCCACACCATGAGAACAGGATCTTCCTCGATAAAGAGAAAAAAGATAAATGGGGACTGCCCGTACTGGCCATCGATGCAGAGCTGAAAGAGAATGAGATCAAGATGCGTAAAGACATGATGGCCGATGCACAGGAAATGCTTTCAATAGCCGGAGTGAAAGATCCCCAAACTTTCGACAATGGTTATGCGATGGGCATGGGTATTCATGAAATGGGTACTGCACGTATGGGTAAGGATCCGAAAACATCCGTACTCAATGGCAATAACCAGGTATGGGATGCGAAGAATGTATTCGTTACAGACGGCGCCTGCATGACATCCGCTGCCTGCGTGAATCCATCGCTAACCTATATGGCGCTTACTGCAAGGGCAGCCAACTTTGCAGTGGAAGAACTGAAAAAAGGAAACCTTTAA
- a CDS encoding transposase, translating into MSEKKEQKADPQACSYITFNTVDWVDIFVRPVYKQIIVDELNCCIVSKGLIVYAWCLMSNHLHLLARNNDPGGLSRIERDFKRVTTNKILEALDDETDLRKDWMLSRFEQCSHSLKRIEKFQVWQTCSNPSFIDFKQVFKLKEKVLHIHENPVRDRIVDKPENYVFSSARDYAGEKGLVRTTVIDFRELLKQMIRT; encoded by the coding sequence ATGAGTGAAAAGAAGGAACAAAAAGCTGATCCGCAAGCTTGTTCATATATTACTTTCAATACTGTTGATTGGGTGGACATATTTGTGCGCCCTGTTTACAAGCAGATCATCGTGGATGAGCTGAATTGCTGCATCGTATCCAAGGGGTTGATCGTGTATGCCTGGTGCCTGATGAGCAATCACCTTCACCTGCTTGCCAGGAACAATGACCCCGGCGGGCTGTCGCGCATCGAGAGGGATTTCAAAAGAGTAACTACCAATAAGATCCTTGAAGCATTGGACGATGAAACCGATCTCCGCAAAGATTGGATGCTTAGCCGCTTTGAACAATGCAGTCACAGCCTCAAACGCATCGAGAAGTTCCAGGTTTGGCAAACCTGCAGCAACCCTTCTTTTATCGATTTCAAACAGGTATTCAAGCTCAAGGAAAAAGTATTGCATATCCATGAGAATCCTGTGCGTGACCGGATCGTGGACAAGCCGGAGAACTATGTGTTCAGTTCTGCGCGCGATTATGCAGGAGAGAAGGGCCTGGTGCGAACCACTGTGATCGATTTCAGGGAATTGCTGAAACAAATGATCAGGACCTGA
- a CDS encoding sugar phosphate isomerase/epimerase family protein → MRTLKGPGIFLAQFAGDNAPFNTLPSICKWAAGLGFKGVQIPTWDSRLIDLQKAAESKTYADELKGIVAEHGMEITELSTHLQGQLIAVHPAYNTLFDGFAPAQYHSDPTARTDWAIQQLKWAAKASQNLGLNAHATFSGALLWQNVYPWPQRPAGLVETGFKELAARWLPILNTFDEHGVDVCYELHPGEDLHDGITFETFLEHTNNHARANVLYDPSHMVLQGMDYLAFIDHYHQRIRAFHVKDAEFNPTGKQGVYGGYQSWINRAGRFRSLGDGQVNFKGIFSKLAQYDFAGWAVLEWECCIKHPEVGAAEGAVFIKNHIIPVTDKAFDDFAGTGSDEKFNRAVLGL, encoded by the coding sequence ATGAGAACCTTAAAAGGACCTGGCATTTTCCTGGCACAGTTTGCCGGCGACAATGCTCCATTCAATACATTGCCTTCCATCTGCAAATGGGCGGCAGGACTGGGTTTCAAAGGCGTGCAGATCCCTACATGGGACAGCCGCCTGATCGATCTCCAAAAGGCAGCCGAAAGCAAAACCTATGCAGATGAGCTCAAAGGCATCGTGGCAGAACACGGCATGGAGATCACCGAACTGAGCACACACCTGCAAGGGCAGCTCATTGCCGTGCATCCTGCATACAATACTTTGTTCGATGGATTTGCACCTGCGCAGTATCACAGTGATCCGACTGCAAGAACTGACTGGGCCATTCAACAACTGAAATGGGCCGCAAAAGCTTCGCAGAATCTGGGGCTCAATGCCCATGCCACTTTCAGCGGAGCACTGCTCTGGCAGAATGTTTATCCGTGGCCGCAACGCCCCGCAGGTTTGGTGGAAACCGGTTTCAAAGAGCTCGCAGCACGCTGGCTCCCTATTTTGAATACATTCGATGAACACGGAGTGGATGTCTGTTACGAGCTGCATCCCGGAGAAGATCTTCATGATGGCATCACCTTCGAAACTTTCCTGGAGCATACCAATAATCATGCACGCGCCAATGTTCTCTATGATCCATCACATATGGTATTGCAGGGAATGGATTATCTCGCTTTCATCGATCATTATCATCAGCGCATACGCGCATTCCATGTGAAAGATGCAGAATTCAATCCCACCGGTAAACAGGGCGTGTACGGCGGCTACCAGAGCTGGATCAATCGCGCTGGAAGATTCCGCTCACTCGGAGATGGACAGGTGAATTTCAAAGGCATCTTCAGCAAACTGGCGCAGTATGATTTTGCAGGATGGGCCGTTCTTGAATGGGAATGCTGCATCAAGCATCCCGAAGTTGGCGCAGCAGAAGGTGCAGTATTCATCAAAAACCATATCATCCCTGTTACTGATAAAGCATTCGACGACTTTGCCGGCACAGGCAGCGATGAAAAATTTAATCGGGCAGTTCTCGGTTTGTAG
- a CDS encoding sugar phosphate isomerase/epimerase family protein has translation MNTRRQFLKQSSIFTAAMFVMPEDAFSLARKRYGVQLYTLRKELDANPTETIISVAKLGYTDVETYGYNNGKWFGFTVDEFRKLLKANKLTSTSGHTFGGQFFLTETNWEEKWKQAVQDSKAIGQEFIVVPYLDNNHRSIDTYKKLAPLLNKAGEMAKQGGLKLAYHNHDFEFAVQDGQTGFEILTANTDPGLVSFELDIYWATKAGHNAIDLFNKYPGRFTMWHVKDMDNTPEKKFTEVGNGVIDFPAIFKQAKLSGMKYWFVEQDVCPGSPLDSIKTSITNLKEKILK, from the coding sequence ATGAACACACGCAGGCAATTCCTGAAACAATCATCCATTTTCACAGCTGCCATGTTTGTTATGCCGGAAGATGCATTCTCGCTGGCCCGCAAACGTTATGGTGTGCAACTGTATACTCTCCGCAAAGAACTCGACGCAAATCCAACCGAAACCATCATCTCCGTTGCCAAACTCGGTTATACCGATGTAGAAACCTACGGATACAATAACGGAAAATGGTTCGGCTTCACGGTAGACGAATTCAGGAAATTACTCAAAGCCAATAAGCTCACTTCTACATCCGGACATACTTTCGGTGGCCAATTCTTCCTCACGGAAACCAACTGGGAAGAAAAATGGAAACAGGCTGTGCAGGATTCCAAAGCAATCGGCCAGGAGTTTATCGTAGTTCCCTATCTCGACAATAACCATCGCAGTATCGATACCTACAAAAAGCTGGCGCCATTACTCAACAAAGCAGGAGAGATGGCGAAGCAGGGTGGACTGAAACTCGCTTACCATAATCACGATTTTGAATTTGCAGTGCAGGACGGTCAAACCGGATTCGAAATTCTCACCGCCAATACCGATCCCGGCCTGGTGAGCTTTGAGCTGGATATTTACTGGGCAACAAAAGCGGGACACAATGCCATTGACCTCTTCAATAAATATCCCGGAAGATTCACGATGTGGCATGTAAAAGATATGGACAATACGCCTGAAAAGAAATTCACGGAAGTGGGAAATGGGGTGATCGATTTTCCTGCGATCTTCAAGCAGGCAAAGCTGAGTGGAATGAAGTACTGGTTTGTGGAGCAGGATGTTTGTCCGGGTTCACCATTGGATAGTATCAAAACCAGTATTACAAATTTGAAAGAGAAGATTTTGAAATAA
- a CDS encoding Gfo/Idh/MocA family protein: MNRKLRMGMIGGGNNAFIGAIHRIAANMDGLIELSCGALSSNPDTARASGKSLLLPENRIYTSYEEMIKNERSLSENERMDFVSIVTPNHAHIGPALMALDNGFHVVIEKPMTFTLEEAKQLQQKVKETGLTLALTHTYAGYPMVKQARSMVQSGTIGKVRKIYVEYPQGWLSQLSEKEGNKQASWRTDPSRSGKAGAMGDIGTHAAHLAEYISGLQITELCADLNIVVEGRALDDDGAVLLRFNNGASGALIASQVAAGEENALKIRVYGEKGGLEWHQMEPNTLLVKWLDQPTQVYRAGQGYLSSFAKFNTRTPGGHPEGYLEAFANIYRCFALTLDAKMNGNVPTPEMLDFPGVEEGVRGMAFIENVVASSKSSQKWTSFKI, encoded by the coding sequence ATGAACAGAAAATTAAGAATGGGAATGATCGGTGGTGGTAATAATGCCTTTATTGGCGCCATCCATCGCATCGCGGCCAATATGGACGGATTAATAGAACTCTCCTGCGGCGCACTGAGCTCAAACCCTGATACAGCAAGGGCTTCAGGAAAATCGTTACTGCTTCCGGAGAACCGGATTTACACCAGTTATGAAGAGATGATAAAGAACGAACGATCGTTATCTGAAAATGAACGAATGGATTTCGTGAGCATCGTTACTCCTAACCATGCGCATATCGGCCCGGCACTTATGGCGCTCGACAATGGTTTCCATGTAGTGATCGAAAAGCCGATGACCTTCACACTGGAAGAAGCAAAACAATTACAACAAAAAGTAAAAGAGACCGGGCTCACACTCGCACTCACACATACCTATGCCGGCTATCCCATGGTAAAGCAGGCCAGATCGATGGTTCAGAGTGGCACTATTGGCAAAGTGAGAAAGATCTATGTGGAATATCCGCAGGGATGGCTCAGTCAGCTCAGTGAAAAAGAAGGTAACAAACAGGCAAGCTGGCGCACCGATCCCAGTCGCTCCGGAAAAGCAGGAGCCATGGGCGATATCGGCACACATGCAGCTCACCTCGCTGAATATATTTCAGGATTACAGATCACTGAATTGTGCGCAGACCTCAACATCGTTGTGGAAGGAAGAGCATTGGATGATGATGGCGCAGTACTGCTTCGATTCAACAATGGCGCATCGGGCGCACTCATCGCATCACAGGTGGCAGCCGGAGAAGAGAATGCGCTCAAGATCCGCGTCTATGGCGAGAAAGGCGGGCTCGAATGGCACCAGATGGAACCCAATACTCTCCTGGTGAAATGGCTGGATCAACCCACTCAGGTTTATCGCGCCGGACAGGGTTATCTTTCTTCCTTCGCTAAATTCAATACACGCACACCCGGTGGTCACCCCGAAGGCTATCTCGAAGCTTTCGCAAATATTTACCGCTGCTTCGCACTCACACTCGATGCAAAAATGAATGGGAATGTTCCCACACCTGAAATGCTCGACTTCCCCGGTGTTGAAGAAGGTGTTCGTGGTATGGCCTTCATCGAAAATGTTGTGGCCAGCAGTAAGTCTTCACAAAAATGGACAAGCTTTAAAATATGA
- a CDS encoding 3-keto-disaccharide hydrolase, whose translation MLNRFCSALALIALCSCHSGHQSSASSSPNTLSSAEKRDGWQLLFDGTSKSGWHIFNNRTDGSAWKVEEGVLYLDPKAKGPKGEGGGELISDKSFSNFHLKADWKIDINGNSGIMFLAQEDPQYKYAYLTGPEMQIIDNNGHADAKNIKHRSGDLYDLITAVPENAKPAGEWNSSEIILDNGKLTLIQNGTKVVTTTMWNEQWQELIAKSKFVKLPDFAKVREGRFVLQDHGDKVWFRNIKVKPL comes from the coding sequence ATGCTAAATCGATTTTGCAGCGCCCTGGCATTGATCGCCCTGTGCAGTTGTCACAGCGGGCATCAATCATCAGCTTCTTCTTCTCCCAATACACTCAGCTCCGCCGAAAAGCGGGATGGCTGGCAGTTATTGTTCGATGGTACCAGCAAGAGCGGCTGGCATATTTTTAATAACCGTACAGATGGTTCCGCCTGGAAAGTGGAAGAAGGTGTTCTTTATCTCGATCCAAAAGCCAAAGGCCCCAAAGGCGAAGGCGGCGGTGAACTGATCTCGGATAAATCATTCAGCAATTTTCATTTGAAAGCTGACTGGAAGATCGATATCAACGGCAATAGCGGCATCATGTTCCTGGCGCAGGAAGATCCCCAATACAAGTACGCCTATCTCACCGGCCCTGAAATGCAGATCATCGATAATAACGGTCATGCTGATGCGAAGAATATCAAACACCGCTCCGGCGACCTCTATGATCTCATTACCGCCGTTCCTGAAAACGCCAAACCTGCCGGTGAATGGAACTCCAGCGAGATCATCCTCGATAATGGTAAGCTCACCCTCATTCAGAATGGCACAAAAGTGGTTACCACCACCATGTGGAACGAGCAATGGCAGGAACTGATCGCAAAAAGTAAATTCGTGAAGCTGCCAGACTTCGCCAAAGTTCGTGAAGGCCGTTTCGTATTACAGGACCATGGCGATAAAGTATGGTTCAGAAATATTAAAGTGAAGCCATTATAA
- a CDS encoding gluconate 2-dehydrogenase subunit 3 family protein, producing the protein MNRRDAVSRVALLLGASVIGAEFFLSGCKLSDKDEKKGASLDFTKDDIAYLDEIAETIIPTTDTPGAKAAKTGAFMTVMVRDSYDEKQQKSFLKGMKEIEASSEKKFSKGFMKLTPEQRTELLKEWDADMKNHMSGEKETREIKKEIAALKKDSANADTAKIRSLEAKLEEVKAEGGPHFFMLMKQLTMLGYFTSEIGMTQAMRYQPVPGKYDGNYPYKKGDKAFAG; encoded by the coding sequence ATGAATAGAAGAGATGCCGTGTCGAGAGTTGCATTGTTGCTCGGAGCCTCCGTGATCGGAGCAGAATTTTTCCTCTCTGGTTGCAAACTCTCCGATAAAGACGAAAAAAAGGGAGCTTCCCTCGATTTCACCAAAGACGATATCGCCTACCTGGATGAAATTGCAGAAACCATCATCCCCACTACTGATACGCCCGGCGCGAAAGCAGCCAAAACAGGCGCGTTCATGACGGTAATGGTACGTGACTCATACGACGAGAAACAACAGAAGTCTTTCCTGAAGGGCATGAAAGAAATTGAAGCCAGCAGCGAAAAGAAATTCAGCAAAGGGTTCATGAAGCTTACGCCGGAACAACGCACAGAACTGCTCAAAGAATGGGATGCCGACATGAAGAACCATATGAGCGGAGAGAAAGAAACCAGGGAAATCAAAAAAGAGATCGCTGCATTGAAGAAAGATTCGGCTAATGCCGACACTGCAAAGATCAGGTCCCTGGAAGCGAAACTGGAAGAGGTGAAAGCTGAAGGCGGCCCTCACTTCTTTATGCTGATGAAACAGCTCACCATGCTTGGTTATTTCACTTCCGAGATCGGAATGACGCAGGCTATGCGCTATCAACCCGTTCCCGGCAAGTACGATGGAAATTATCCATACAAGAAAGGTGATAAGGCATTCGCGGGATAA
- a CDS encoding arsenate reductase family protein, whose product MKKFYHLGTCTTCQAIIKDTKVDQKGFEMQDIKTEKITPAQLDEMKALSGSYESLFSRRALKYKELGLKDKNLTEKDYRDLILEEYTFLKRPVAIIGKKIFVGNDKKNVAALREAVDQL is encoded by the coding sequence ATGAAAAAGTTTTACCACCTCGGCACCTGCACCACCTGTCAGGCCATTATAAAAGACACTAAAGTTGACCAGAAAGGGTTTGAGATGCAGGATATTAAGACGGAGAAGATCACTCCTGCCCAGCTCGATGAAATGAAAGCGCTCAGCGGCTCCTACGAGTCACTCTTCAGTCGCCGCGCCCTGAAATACAAAGAACTGGGCTTGAAAGACAAAAACCTGACCGAAAAAGATTACCGGGACCTGATCCTGGAAGAATATACTTTCCTCAAACGGCCGGTAGCCATCATCGGTAAGAAGATATTTGTGGGGAATGATAAGAAGAATGTGGCAGCGCTCAGGGAAGCTGTTGATCAATTGTGA
- a CDS encoding RNA polymerase sigma factor: MHPKTNPDEFLALVNQHKGMLHKVCNLYCATDYDKQDLFQEIVIQLWRAYPRFRGDSKFSTWLYRIALNTAISDLRKQKNLIKSVEPDLLPTEIQDIQYNKDKEEKLAQLYKAIHQLPEIERGIVMLYLDDKSYEEMEEILGINQNNLRVKMNRIKEKLRKLTKAVEHGVG, from the coding sequence TTGCACCCGAAGACAAACCCGGATGAGTTTTTAGCATTGGTAAACCAGCACAAGGGCATGTTACACAAAGTCTGTAACTTGTATTGTGCCACGGATTACGATAAACAGGACCTGTTCCAGGAGATCGTTATTCAGTTGTGGCGGGCTTATCCCCGCTTCCGCGGCGACTCCAAGTTCAGCACCTGGTTATACAGGATTGCCCTGAACACCGCAATCTCCGATCTCAGAAAACAAAAGAACCTTATCAAAAGTGTAGAACCTGATCTGCTTCCTACAGAGATCCAGGATATTCAGTACAACAAAGACAAAGAAGAAAAACTCGCACAGCTTTACAAAGCCATTCACCAGCTTCCTGAAATTGAAAGGGGTATTGTAATGCTGTACCTGGACGATAAGAGTTATGAAGAAATGGAAGAAATCCTCGGTATCAATCAGAATAACCTTCGTGTGAAAATGAATCGTATCAAAGAAAAATTACGTAAACTCACTAAAGCTGTAGAACATGGAGTTGGATAG